A portion of the Malania oleifera isolate guangnan ecotype guangnan chromosome 3, ASM2987363v1, whole genome shotgun sequence genome contains these proteins:
- the LOC131151493 gene encoding protein synthesis inhibitor I-like produces the protein MSSNNKAVYIEFELELPDVIPDGDWEAYRDLIDRIREAVAVRTVHSIPVLANEEQTPSTWVDINLRLANDSRGYSVWFRTRADNLYLVGYRLHNQQQWFEFFGENGKAQNLIDGSTNLGFSGSYDSLMNRRADNWDWEQVMVGLFPLRRAIENIYNTARRDRARSLQVVILMINEAIRLNDIRNFFTDNTYEIEFPIGFVNQVHGWGNVSERVRDVDENADPNMELNIPENAMGIQTLAQVSRFAFFTPL, from the coding sequence ATGTCGTCAAATAACAAGGCAGTTTACATTGAATTCGAGCTAGAGCTCCCCGACGTGATCCCCGACGGCGACTGGGAAGCTTACCGGGATTTAATCGACCGCATACGTGAGGCGGTGGCGGTGAGGACGGTGCACTCCATTCCCGTGCTTGCTAACGAAGAACAGACGCCCTCTACATGGGTCGACATCAATTTGCGACTAGCAAATGATTCACGTGGTTATTCTGTCTGGTTCAGGACGCGAGCCGACAACCTCTACCTCGTCGGCTACCGCCTCCACAACCAGCAGCAGTGGTTCGAGTTTTTCGGCGAAAACGGAAAAGCTCAGAACCTAATCGACGGATCCACGAACCTAGGCTTCAGCGGCAGCTACGACTCCTTGATGAACAGGCGCGCCGATAACTGGGACTGGGAACAGGTGATGGTGGGTCTGTTTCCCCTCCGCCGGGCCATAGAAAATATCTATAACACAGCACGCCGGGACAGGGCGCGGTCGCTGCAAGTCGTGATTTTGATGATCAATGAAGCGATTAGACTCAATGATATACGGAACTTCTTCACTGACAATACCTACGAGATCGAATTCCCTATTGGGTTTGTTAATCAGGTGCACGGCTGGGGAAACGTCTCTGAGCGGGTGCGAGACGTCGACGAGAATGCGGATCCCAACATGGAATTAAACATTCCAGAAAATGCTATGGGCATTCAAACGCTTGCGCAGGTGTCACGAttcgcctttttcacaccgttgtga